ACAGTCCACCTTGTACCAGATTTTGCCGCCGGCATCTTTGGATTCTGAGAGAATGCGCAAGGAGGTACGTGACTTCATCGTCGTCAGGCGCACGAAGGCTGTCCCCGCGCCACTTCGCAGGGCCGTGCCATCTTCCACGACGACGGCGTAGCGAGTCGACGATGACACGGCAGATGCAGTCGGTTCCACCTTTGCGGGTACTGGCGTCAAGACGGCTGGACTGGCCGGCGACGTGATGGCTGGAGCATAGGTCACAAGCCAGCCCGCTACAAATCCGAACGACGTGCCCACTCGTATCTTGTACCATGTCCGTCCCGACCCGTCTTTGGAAGAGCCGACGGCCTCGTACTTCTCTCCCTTGTGTGCGACCCCAATCACACTGAACGTCGTACCCGCTCCCGACCGGATGTTGGCCTCGTCCGGGATTGTCACGGTCGCTGTCGTGTCACCCCGGACCGTCCCGACAATGGCACCAAGGAAAAGAGCGAGGACGAGGAACATGGCAATCATCCTTCTGTTCAACGCACATACCCCCTTATCTCACGGTCCACTCGTCGTCGCTCAGAGGTCTCACGAGACCCCTTGGTTGCCAGAAACTTGCCGACAGCCAGGTCGACCTTGATGAACCCTCCCTCCGAAAAGGAAAGTGAGGCCGGCACGACCGTCAGACCCTGCTGACTGATGAGAGATGCAATCCTGATAAGCTCGCGTCGGTGGAGAAGGAGCCTTCTGCGACGTTTCAACTCCTCGTCGGTTGTGTGCGCAAAAGCGTAGGGCCCCATGGACATCT
This Coprothermobacter sp. DNA region includes the following protein-coding sequences:
- the smpB gene encoding SsrA-binding protein, with protein sequence MDIKPGVIVANKRIQHNFKTLERLEAGIELRGWEVKAVRSRTFAFGDSYCRFYGRELYVVQMSMGPYAFAHTTDEELKRRRRLLLHRRELIRIASLISQQGLTVVPASLSFSEGGFIKVDLAVGKFLATKGSRETSERRRVDREIRGYVR